AAATGGGAAGTATAAATCCGGTTGTTGTCTTACCAAAAGCCTTACAAAATAGAGGAAATGAGATAGCAAATACATATGCTGGATCAATAACATTAGGAACAGGACAATTTTGTACGAATCCTGGTTTAATTTTAGGAATCGCAGGAGAGGAATTGTCTAGTTTTATTGATGAATTAGGATCAAAAATCAAAGAAATAAATCCTTCTTGTATGTTACATCCAAACATTCACGGAGCTTACGAGAAAGGAAAAAAACAAGCAATCAATCAAAATGAGGTAACTATTGTAGCAAATTTAGATGGAGAAATTCAAACGAATTATGCTTCACAAGGAGTAGCAACAGTTTCAGGAAAAACATTTTTAGAGAATTCAACCTTACATCATGAAGTATTCGGTCCGTTTTCAATTGTGGTTGCTTGTGAGAACTTGGAAGAACTGGAGGAAATCGTTGCTGGTTTGGAAGGCCAGTTAACGGGAACTATCATTTCAGATGATGACGAAATTTCGAATTATTCTGAGTTAGTTGCGAAAATGCAAAACAGAGTAGGACGATTGATTTTTAATGGAGTTCCAACAGGAGTTGAGGTTTGTCCTTCAATGGTTCATGGTGGTCCATATCCAGCTTCAACAGATAGTCGTTTTACAGCAGTTGGAATCAATTCTATCAAACGTTGGGTACGTCCATTTAGTTTTCAAAATTGGCCAAATTCTTTATTACCTGATGAGCTAAAAGATGAAAATCCATTACAGATTACAAGATTAGTAAACGGGGAACTCAATAAATCGTAACAATATGAGATCAGTTTTTACCTGTATTGATGGACATACGTGTGGAAATCCTGTTCGAGTTGTAAAACATGGCGGTCCAGAATTGGTTGGAAATTCCATGAGCGAAAAGCGTCAACACTTTTTAAAAGAATTTGATTGGATTCGTAAAGGATTAATGTTTGAACCTCGCGGACATGATATGATGAGTGGTTCGATTATATATCCGCCGCAAAATCCTGAGAACGATTTTGGTATTTTATTTATTGAAACTTCGGGCTGTTTACCAATGTGTGGTCATGGAACTATTGGAACCATAACCATTGGTGTTGAAGAAGGGTTAATTCAACCTAAAACACCTGGAATCATTAAAATGGAAGCTCCAGCAGGATTGGTAGAAATAGAATATCAGCAAACAGGAGAAAAAGTAGATTGGGTTCGCTTAACCAATGTGAAAAGTTATTTAGCAGCGGAGAATTTAACGATTGATTGTCCGGAATTGGGAGAAATTAGTTTTGATGTGGCTTACGGTGGTAATTTTTATGCAATCGTAGATCCGCAGAAAAACTTTGCAGGAATTCAAGAATTTACAGCGTCTAAAATAATTCAGTATTCTCAAGAAGTGCGAGCTAGGATTAATGAAAAATATCCAAATCAATTTATTCATCCAGAAAATGATACAATTAGAGATGTTTCTCATATGTTATGGACAGGAACTCCAATTAATGAAAATTCATCTGGAAGAAATGCGGTGTTTTATGGAGATAAAGCAATAGACAGAAGTCCGTGTGGAACAGGAACTTCAGCTAGAATTGCTCAGTTACATGCTAAAGGAAAATTAGCAGTAGGAGAAGAGTTTATTCATGAAAGTTTTATCGGAAGTAAGTTCATAGGAAGAGTCAAAGAAGAAACAACTTTAGCGGGAAAAAAAGCAATTATTCCAAGCATTCAAGGTTGGGCAAAAGTATATGGATACAATACGATTATAATAGACGATGAAGATGATCCATATGCACATGGATTTCAAGTGATATAATATGAGTAAGAAAATAGTAATAATTGGAGGAGGAATAATAGGCTTATGTTCGGCTTATTATTTACAAAAAGAGGCGCACGAAGTTATTATAGTAGATAAATCAGACTTTACTTCGGGTGCTTCTTATGTAAATGCGGGCTTAATTACACCAAGCCATATTATTTCATTGGCTGCTCCAGGAATCATTACCAAAGGAATTAAATGGATGTTCAATTCTTCTAGTCCGTTTTATGTAAAACCAAGGTTGAACTATGATTTTTTGCAATGGTCGTGGTTGTTTAAAAAATCAGCAACGCATCAGAAAGTCGCCGATTCCATTCCTGTAATTAGAGATATTAATGTCTTGAGTAGATCTTTATATGAGGAAATGAAAGCTGAGAAAGAGTTTGATTTCTTTCATCAACATAAAGGTTTATTGATGTTGTATAAAACTGATAAAGCTGGAGAGGAAGAATGGGAAGTTGGGCAAAAAGCTATAGAATGTGGCTTAAAAGTGGCTAATTTGTCACAAGAAGAACTGCGGAAATTAGAACCTTCTGTAGATTCAGATATTAAAGGAGCAGTTCATTATTTATCTGATGCACATATGACTCCAAACGATTTTATGAAGCAAATGAAATCGTATTTGTTAAGAAAAGGAGTCGTTTTTAAATCGGAAACAGAAGTTACAGGTTTCAATGTGAAATCAAACGCTATTCAATCGATAACAACTAAAGATGAAGATATTCATTGTGATGAATTGGTGGTTGCTTCTGGTTCTTGGACACAAAACTTAATAAAAAAATTGAAGATTAATATTCCAGTTCAAGCAGGAAAAGGTTACCGAATAGATGTTCAAAATGAAACTCAAATTACAATACCTTCCATTTTATTAGAAGCAAAAGTAGCGGTTACACCAATGGATGGATTTACTCGATTTGCGGGAACTATGGAAATAGGAGGAATCAATCATCAAATTAATCCTAAAAGAGTAAACGCTATTGCAAATGCAGCTTCCGATTATTATTCAAATCTAAATATTTCCAACGAAGCAAAGCAAAATGCAGCATGTGGATTACGACCTTGTTCACCAGATGGTTTGCCTTATATCGGAAGAGTTTCAGGATATGAAAATCTCACCGTGGCAGCTGGGCATGCAATGATGGGATGGAGCTTAGGTCCCGCAACTGGAAAACTCATAACTGAGGTTATTTCTAATCAAAAAACTAGTATGAATATAACTCCTTTTGATGTGGAAAGATTTTCTTAGTTATATTTGTTTAAATGGACAAGAGGGAACTAAGGACATTATATAAACAAAAACGTAAGGATTTATCAAGCGATGAAGTAATGAAACTTCAAGAGAAAATCTATGCTCAAATATTTAAGCATGATTTTTCAGAGATTGAAAACATCCATATTTTTCTGACAATAGAAAAACAAAAAGAGATCAATACATACCCGATAATTTCTTTTTTAAGATCTAAGAATAAGAATTTGATTATCAGTAAAAGTGACTTTGCTAACTCAACACTTACACATTTCCTTTTTGAAAAAGATACCAAACTTAATGTAAGTAAATACGGAATTCCAGAACCTGAGGACGGAACAATTTTTAATGTAAAGGATATTGATTTAGTATTCGTTCCATTATTAATTTCAGACGAAAAAAACTACAGAGTAGGCTACGGAAAAGGTTTTTATGATCGATTCTTAAGTGAATGTAAGCCAGATGTTAAAACCATTGGATTAAATTTCTTCGAACCCATTAAAGAAATTTCAGATATCAACGAATTTGATGTTCCTTTAGATTTTGTATTTACACCGTAATAAGAATGAATTATTGAATATTCTATTATATTATATAAAAACAAAAGCGTCTTGAAAACTCAAGACGCTTTTGTTTTTATAGTGTTTAAATAACTTATCCGTTCATAGAAATTAAGAACTCTTCGTTATTTATTGAAGTTTTAATTCGTTGTTGGATGAACTCCATAGCTTCAATTGGATTCATATCTGCTAAGTATTTACGTAATACCCACATTCTTTGAACCGTTTTAGGATCTAATAATAAATCATCTCTACGCGTACTCGACTTAATTAAGTCAATTGCTGGGTAAATTCTGCGGTTTGCAATATTACGCTCTAATTGAAGTTCCATGTTACCAGTTCCTTTGAATTCTTCAAAGATCACTTCGTCCATCTTAGAACCTGTTTCAGTTAATGCAGTTGCAATAATTGTTAAAGAACCTCCATTTTCAATGTTACGAGCCGCTCCAAAGAAACGTTTTGGTTTGTGTAATGCATTTGCGTCAATACCTCCCGATAAAATTTTACCAGAAGCAGGAGCAACTGTGTTATATGCACGTGCTAAACGAGTAATAGAATCTAAAAGAATTACTACATCGTGTCCACATTCAACTAAACGTTTTGCTTTTTCTAATACAATATTAGCTACACGAACGTGTTTGTCTGCTGGCTCATCAAATGTAGAAGCTACAACTTCACCACGAACACTACGTTTCATGTCGGTAACTTCTTCAGGACGCTCATCAATTAATAATACAATTTGATAAACTTCTGGATGATTTGCAGCAATTGCATTTGCAACGTCTTTAAGTAACATTGTTTTACCTGTTTTAGGTTGTGCTACTAACATTCCACGTTGTCCTTTACCAATAGGAGAGAATAAATCCATTATTCTAGTAGATAGAGAACTTCCTTTTTCTGCTAAATTGAATTTTTCATTAGCAAATAAAGGTGTTAAGTGTTCAAAAGAAACACGATCTCTAACAATATTAGGACTTAGTCCGTTGATTTTAGATACTCTAATTAATGGGAAATACTTTTCTCCTTCTTTTGGAGGACGAACATTTCCTTTAACTGTATCACCAGTTTTTAAACCAAATAGTTTTATCTGAGATTGAGATACATAAATATCATCAGGTGATGATAAATAGTTGTAGTCAGAAGAACGTAAGAAACCATAACCATCTGGCATCATTTCTAATACACCTTCACTTTCAATAATTCCATCAAACTCATAGTCTGGGTCACGGTATTTATTTCCGCTCTTATGCTTAGGACCTTGGTTTTTATTCTGGTGCTTATTGTTATTATTGTTTCGGTTCTGATTATTATTTCTATTCTGATTATTGTTTCTGTTAGAATTCTGTTGATTAGAGTTCTGAGATTTATTTTTATCAGAAGAGTGTTGTCTTTGATTGTTTTTTTGATGAGAACTTCCTTGATTAGAACCTGTATTAGAACTCTTTGGGGTGTTCTGGTTACTTTGGCTTTGAGGACCTTTAGGATTGTTCTGGTTATTCTGGTTGTTTTGTGGCTTAGCTTCAGGCTTTACTGAACTTGCAGCTTGTTCAACCGATTTTGAAATACGTTTTCTCTTAGGCTTTTCCTTCTTTGCTTCACCGTCATTTGCCTTTGGAGTATTAGTTTTTTCTACTTTCTTTTCAGTAGGTGTACTTTTAGCTTTTTCTTTTGGTAATTCCTTATTTGCTTCTGCTTGAGCATCTAATATCTTATATATAAGGTCTAATTTTTTTAACTGGCTTGTTTTCTTCAAACCAATAGTCTTAGCTATTTCCTGTAATTCAACTAATTTTTTTGCTTTTAAATCCGAGATTTCGAACATTGGATTGTTTTTAAATTATAAAGTATTTAAGAAAGGGATTGTGTTTAGATTTTTTTAGTGTAAGATGTTTACTAGACGTAAGTGTTGTAAACTTCTGTGAGGAATCCGTCGCAACAAATATAGCCAAATATTTTAATATGCAAAGTTTCTTATTATAAAAAGAAAATGTACATTTGTTGCCCTAATTATTTATAGATGATACAAAGAATACAATCCTTATACTTATTACTAGTCGGAATTATAGCCGGAGGATTAACATTTGTATTTAATATATGGAGTACTGCAAATGCAAAAGTGTTTTCATTAGATCTTTTTGCTGCAAACTCAATTATGGAAAAAATAGTTCCTATACTATTTATTATATCCGCCCTTTTAGCAGTAGTAACTATATTCATGTTTAAGGATAGAAAGTTACAGTTTGTATTAGGGCGCTTAAATATTTTGACAAATCTTTTTTTATTAGGAGTGTTGGTATATCTATCACTAACGTTATCTGGAGAAACTTCGGTTTCTGAGAAAGGTATTGGGATGTTCTTGCCTGTTATTTCAATTGTATTGCTTGTATTAGCAAACAAAGCCATTAAAAAGGACGAAGATCTCGTAAAATCTGTAGATAGATTACGATAAACCTAACATCTTAGTATATTTAGTGCGATAAAAACCGGGAATAATTCTCGGTTTTTTTTATACTATAAATAACTATTTTTGAGTTACTTAGTAGGGTTAACTAAGTAACAACCCTGAGAGGGCTTCTAAGGGTTTTCCCTTAGACACTCAAGGTAAACCCTGAGTGCGTTTTCAGGGTGTTTGTAATTTGTCAGGAATGTATTAACGTTATAAATTTGTAAGTGTAACAATGAGAGATAAAATCAGAGTTCATATAGCCGACGATCATGAGGTTGTTATCCAAGGAGTTTCGGCACTCATAAATACTGATGATAGTATTGAAGTTAAAGGTTATTCATTAACAGGAAAAGATGTAGTTGAGTGGTTTAAGAATAACGAAGCAGATGTTTTAATTCTCGATATAAATATGCCAAAATTAGATGGTATTGGAGTTTTAAAAACATTTAAAAATAGAAGTTTTAAACAGAAAACTATTATTCTCTCAGGGTTAAGCGATCCGAAAATCGTTCAAGAAATGATTGCACTAGGTGCAAACGGTTTCATCGAGAAAGGATCAGCAAGTGAACACATAATACAAGCGATCAAGGCGGTTTACAGGGGAGAGCAGTATTATAGTGATGAAAT
This genomic window from Tenacibaculum sp. 190524A05c contains:
- the rho gene encoding transcription termination factor Rho, with product MFEISDLKAKKLVELQEIAKTIGLKKTSQLKKLDLIYKILDAQAEANKELPKEKAKSTPTEKKVEKTNTPKANDGEAKKEKPKRKRISKSVEQAASSVKPEAKPQNNQNNQNNPKGPQSQSNQNTPKSSNTGSNQGSSHQKNNQRQHSSDKNKSQNSNQQNSNRNNNQNRNNNQNRNNNNNKHQNKNQGPKHKSGNKYRDPDYEFDGIIESEGVLEMMPDGYGFLRSSDYNYLSSPDDIYVSQSQIKLFGLKTGDTVKGNVRPPKEGEKYFPLIRVSKINGLSPNIVRDRVSFEHLTPLFANEKFNLAEKGSSLSTRIMDLFSPIGKGQRGMLVAQPKTGKTMLLKDVANAIAANHPEVYQIVLLIDERPEEVTDMKRSVRGEVVASTFDEPADKHVRVANIVLEKAKRLVECGHDVVILLDSITRLARAYNTVAPASGKILSGGIDANALHKPKRFFGAARNIENGGSLTIIATALTETGSKMDEVIFEEFKGTGNMELQLERNIANRRIYPAIDLIKSSTRRDDLLLDPKTVQRMWVLRKYLADMNPIEAMEFIQQRIKTSINNEEFLISMNG
- a CDS encoding 4-hydroxyproline epimerase codes for the protein MRSVFTCIDGHTCGNPVRVVKHGGPELVGNSMSEKRQHFLKEFDWIRKGLMFEPRGHDMMSGSIIYPPQNPENDFGILFIETSGCLPMCGHGTIGTITIGVEEGLIQPKTPGIIKMEAPAGLVEIEYQQTGEKVDWVRLTNVKSYLAAENLTIDCPELGEISFDVAYGGNFYAIVDPQKNFAGIQEFTASKIIQYSQEVRARINEKYPNQFIHPENDTIRDVSHMLWTGTPINENSSGRNAVFYGDKAIDRSPCGTGTSARIAQLHAKGKLAVGEEFIHESFIGSKFIGRVKEETTLAGKKAIIPSIQGWAKVYGYNTIIIDDEDDPYAHGFQVI
- a CDS encoding NAD(P)/FAD-dependent oxidoreductase — encoded protein: MSKKIVIIGGGIIGLCSAYYLQKEAHEVIIVDKSDFTSGASYVNAGLITPSHIISLAAPGIITKGIKWMFNSSSPFYVKPRLNYDFLQWSWLFKKSATHQKVADSIPVIRDINVLSRSLYEEMKAEKEFDFFHQHKGLLMLYKTDKAGEEEWEVGQKAIECGLKVANLSQEELRKLEPSVDSDIKGAVHYLSDAHMTPNDFMKQMKSYLLRKGVVFKSETEVTGFNVKSNAIQSITTKDEDIHCDELVVASGSWTQNLIKKLKINIPVQAGKGYRIDVQNETQITIPSILLEAKVAVTPMDGFTRFAGTMEIGGINHQINPKRVNAIANAASDYYSNLNISNEAKQNAACGLRPCSPDGLPYIGRVSGYENLTVAAGHAMMGWSLGPATGKLITEVISNQKTSMNITPFDVERFS
- a CDS encoding aldehyde dehydrogenase (NADP(+)) encodes the protein MITGKNYIGNQLSSEGDITFKTFNPELNVSIQNNFSQATAEEIEKAVAKATEAFDVYKHFSGAKKAIFLRAIADEIEALDEKLINVYCSETGLPAGRAAGERGRTVFQLRSFADLVEEGSWVEASIDTGIPDRTPAPKPDLRKMNIPLGPVVVFGASNFPLAYSTAGGDTAAALAAGCPVIVKSHPMHAGTGELIASAIIKAAEKTGMPNGVFSNINAKDYDAGQQLVSHPKVKAVGFTGSIKGGRALLDIASKREEPIPVFAEMGSINPVVVLPKALQNRGNEIANTYAGSITLGTGQFCTNPGLILGIAGEELSSFIDELGSKIKEINPSCMLHPNIHGAYEKGKKQAINQNEVTIVANLDGEIQTNYASQGVATVSGKTFLENSTLHHEVFGPFSIVVACENLEELEEIVAGLEGQLTGTIISDDDEISNYSELVAKMQNRVGRLIFNGVPTGVEVCPSMVHGGPYPASTDSRFTAVGINSIKRWVRPFSFQNWPNSLLPDELKDENPLQITRLVNGELNKS
- a CDS encoding 5-formyltetrahydrofolate cyclo-ligase, translated to MDKRELRTLYKQKRKDLSSDEVMKLQEKIYAQIFKHDFSEIENIHIFLTIEKQKEINTYPIISFLRSKNKNLIISKSDFANSTLTHFLFEKDTKLNVSKYGIPEPEDGTIFNVKDIDLVFVPLLISDEKNYRVGYGKGFYDRFLSECKPDVKTIGLNFFEPIKEISDINEFDVPLDFVFTP
- a CDS encoding response regulator transcription factor, with the protein product MRDKIRVHIADDHEVVIQGVSALINTDDSIEVKGYSLTGKDVVEWFKNNEADVLILDINMPKLDGIGVLKTFKNRSFKQKTIILSGLSDPKIVQEMIALGANGFIEKGSASEHIIQAIKAVYRGEQYYSDEIKDSLFDLYINESKTDEAIKSSVADEPLTEREVEVLKLITQELSTAEIAEKLNITVKTIETHRRNLYKKIKVKNVVGLAIYAVKNNIV
- a CDS encoding DUF4293 domain-containing protein, producing MIQRIQSLYLLLVGIIAGGLTFVFNIWSTANAKVFSLDLFAANSIMEKIVPILFIISALLAVVTIFMFKDRKLQFVLGRLNILTNLFLLGVLVYLSLTLSGETSVSEKGIGMFLPVISIVLLVLANKAIKKDEDLVKSVDRLR